One Alphaproteobacteria bacterium genomic region harbors:
- a CDS encoding MBL fold metallo-hydrolase, translating into MKVTILGSGGSGGVPLINGNWGKCNPNNPKNRRRRVSLLVEIKNKVILIDASPDLRSQLLDANVKKLDAILFTHAHADHCHGIDDIRFMPRPLKDQPFNCYGDQETIEELKIKFNYIFNQTHKGSWNLYKPFLNPHIVTESFYIDDIEVIPFEQNHGPNTKTLGYRIGNMAYSTDVVKIPEQSFQYLHNLDLWIVDCLLWEAHQTHAHVDLALEWIKRVKPKHAVLTHLGTLMDYDELKSYCPPNVEPAYDGLNFTLVS; encoded by the coding sequence ATGAAAGTTACTATTCTTGGGTCTGGTGGTTCTGGCGGTGTACCTCTTATTAACGGCAATTGGGGGAAATGTAATCCCAATAACCCAAAAAACCGAAGACGTCGTGTATCTTTACTGGTAGAAATTAAAAATAAAGTTATCTTAATTGATGCATCCCCCGATTTGCGAAGCCAATTATTAGATGCAAATGTCAAAAAATTAGATGCAATTCTTTTTACCCATGCACATGCGGATCATTGTCATGGGATAGATGATATACGTTTTATGCCACGACCTTTAAAGGATCAACCTTTTAATTGTTATGGTGACCAAGAAACTATAGAAGAATTAAAAATTAAATTTAATTACATATTTAATCAAACACATAAAGGTTCATGGAATTTATATAAACCATTTTTAAATCCACATATTGTAACAGAATCTTTTTATATTGATGATATCGAGGTAATTCCATTTGAACAAAATCATGGACCAAACACCAAAACTTTAGGGTATAGAATTGGAAATATGGCTTATTCAACTGATGTTGTGAAAATACCAGAACAATCTTTCCAATATTTACATAATTTGGATTTATGGATTGTCGATTGTTTATTATGGGAAGCACATCAAACACATGCGCATGTTGACCTTGCCTTAGAATGGATTAAAAGGGTTAAACCAAAACATGCTGTACTTACACATCTTGGGACTTTAATGGATTATGATGAATTGAAATCTTATTGTCCGCCCAATGTTGAACCAGCCTATGATGGCTTGAATTTTACTTTAGTATCATAA
- a CDS encoding TatD family hydrolase, whose product MLIDSHCHLDLIKKDIDLDQIINNAHNSSVNVLLTICTSRHNFNDIHQLTEKFENVFCSIGTHPHEVENEPFDLETLVNFSNQKKVIGIGECGLDYYYDNAPIDLQKECFMTHLKAAQITGLPLIIHSRNADHDMIDLLTEFNQKQKITGVIHCFTAGSDLAQKAIDLGFYISFSGIITFKNAQNLRDIAKTIPLDKILIETDSPYLAPVPKRGQINQPAYVKYVAEFMANLLMIPLNDFIKITHDNFLNLFNKAEII is encoded by the coding sequence ATGCTAATTGATAGCCATTGTCATCTGGATTTAATAAAAAAAGATATTGATCTTGATCAAATTATAAACAATGCCCATAATTCTTCTGTCAATGTTTTGTTAACAATTTGCACAAGTAGACATAATTTTAATGATATCCATCAATTGACAGAAAAATTTGAAAATGTTTTTTGTTCAATTGGTACCCATCCCCATGAAGTCGAAAATGAACCCTTTGATTTAGAAACACTTGTTAATTTTTCCAATCAGAAAAAAGTTATCGGTATTGGTGAATGTGGATTGGATTATTATTATGACAATGCACCGATAGATTTGCAAAAAGAATGTTTTATGACCCATTTAAAAGCTGCCCAAATCACGGGCTTACCTTTAATTATTCATAGCCGAAATGCCGATCACGATATGATCGATTTGCTTACAGAATTTAATCAAAAACAAAAAATTACAGGTGTTATTCATTGCTTTACAGCAGGATCTGATCTGGCCCAAAAAGCTATCGATCTTGGTTTTTATATTTCTTTTTCAGGCATTATAACATTTAAAAATGCACAAAATTTACGTGATATAGCAAAAACCATTCCATTAGATAAAATTTTAATTGAAACAGATTCCCCATATTTAGCGCCTGTACCCAAAAGGGGCCAAATTAACCAACCAGCCTATGTTAAATATGTGGCAGAATTTATGGCAAATTTGTTGATGATACCTCTTAATGATTTTATTAAAATAACGCACGACAATTTTCTGAATTTGTTTAATAAGGCAGAAATAATATAA